ATTCGGCCGAAAGACGGTCGGTATGCTTTTTCAGGTTCACGGCGTTAAAGTCCGCGAGCACGACCTTCTCCGCCCCGTAGGCCAGCAGCTCCTCAATGAGGGCCAGCCCTATGCCCGACGCCGCCCCGGTGACGACGGCGGTCTTGCCTTTGTAGTAGCTTTTGTCTAACTCCATCGGTGCATCCCGCCTTTCTTGTCTATTCGTAGGACTGGTGGTCCCTCAGGAAAGTGCAGCGGTCGTAACGGCCCGGCAACAGCAGGCACATCGCCTGGTTCAACTCTTTTTCGTCGGTGTATTCGTAGATCTTCTCCTGGCTTATGACCCAGTTGTCGCTGACCATCCAGCCGGCGCCGATCACGTTGGTCACGGGCAGCTCCCCCCACCTGTCGTTGATCGAGGAGGCCAGGGATACCTCGGCCTCGGCTGGATCCCAGGAGTAGTAGCGGGTCGGGCTGTTGTAGAAGGTCATCCTCAGGTTGGTGAACGCCCCCTGTTCCACGTTGTAGACGTGGTTGAGGCACCCACCGCCTGTGGTCGCCGGCTTCTCCCGCGAGCACCCCTCCTGCTCCATCCTGTGACCTTTCAGGTTGTAGGAGCCCATCTTTAACTTCACGTCCAGGAGGTCCACGCCGTCGCGCCTGATGAGGCACCTTCCCACGTCGCCCGTCCTCTCGACGAGGATCCTTTCGCACAGTTTCTTGGCGAGCCCCGACGTCTCGCGCCCGGAGAACACCCCCATCAGGGCGCCCGGTCCGCTCAGCATCAGGCCTAGGAAGTAGACGCCCACGTAATCTCCCAGCCGCGCCATTATCCCGAGGCCACCCTCCATGTACCATGGGGAGAAGGTGGGCTGGCGGATGTTCACGACGTAGATGTAGCACATCGGGTTGGCCGGGTCGGCTGGCACCAGGGGCGGCGGCAGCAGCTCCTTCGCCCTTTTCGGGTCCGTGTTGAAGAAGAGCTGGATGCCGTACTGGTCGTTCATGGCGCCGCCTTTCATGAAGTTCCCTAGTTCTTCTTCCGGGATCTTGTATCCCCTATCCATGCTGAACCTCTCCTCTCCTTGGGGCTCGCGGTTGGAACGTGAAGGCCCTTCCGCGGGCGTCCTGCGTGGCCTCGAGTATGCGCCCGCAGCACCTAGCGTCGCCAATGACCACGGCGTCGGGAAAGGCGGCCTTGAATAGCTCCGTCACGCCCTTGCGCGGGGCGACACCTACCGCCAGCACAACGCTGTCCGCCTGCACCGCTACCTTCTCACCGTCCG
This portion of the Thermovirga sp. genome encodes:
- a CDS encoding SDR family NAD(P)-dependent oxidoreductase: MELDKSYYKGKTAVVTGAASGIGLALIEELLAYGAEKVVLADFNAVNLKKHTDRLSAE
- a CDS encoding acetoacetate decarboxylase family protein is translated as MDRGYKIPEEELGNFMKGGAMNDQYGIQLFFNTDPKRAKELLPPPLVPADPANPMCYIYVVNIRQPTFSPWYMEGGLGIMARLGDYVGVYFLGLMLSGPGALMGVFSGRETSGLAKKLCERILVERTGDVGRCLIRRDGVDLLDVKLKMGSYNLKGHRMEQEGCSREKPATTGGGCLNHVYNVEQGAFTNLRMTFYNSPTRYYSWDPAEAEVSLASSINDRWGELPVTNVIGAGWMVSDNWVISQEKIYEYTDEKELNQAMCLLLPGRYDRCTFLRDHQSYE